The segment ctgcagtcaccatctgcagtgattttggagcccccaaaaataaagtttgacactgtttccactgtttccccatatatttcccatgaagtgatggagagCAGGGGCTAATTCAGATACCAGGATTGGCCATCACTGTCATGATAAAAAGATGGTTTTCCCACTGCCGAAGAGTTTACTCAAAGCCTCATTCATATCTTTATTCCTCAAGCTGTATATGAAAGGGTTCAGCATGGGAATAATCACCATATAGAGAATGGCAGCCTTGCTCTCCCTCTCCGCAGAGTGAGTTGATGGAGGAAGTAAATACACACCCATAAGAGACCCATAGAAGAGCAGGACCACTGTGAGGTGAGAACTGCACATCGAGAAGGCCTTCCACCGCCCTCCAGGAGATGAGATGCCAAACACAGCCCAGGAAATGCGGACATAGGAGAGGACAATCAGCAGGAGGGGAGCAGTGAGGAACATGAGGCCCATGGTGATGATCATCAGCTCGTTAATGCGGGTATCTGAGCAGGCAAGCTTCAGGAGAGCACTGGGATCACAGTAGAAGTGGGGAATGGCCTTGTGGGCACAGAAGGCCACACGGGTCAGCAATAGTGTGTGTGTCAGTGCAGGACAGTTGGTTAGCGCCCAGCATATGCTCAACATTAGTGCACAGAGCTGGGGACTCATAGCTgtgctgtaatgaagtggctgacagatggccacatagcggtcatatgCCATCACTGCCAGAAGTAAGTTGTCAAGGCCACCAAACACGAGGAGAAAATACAGCTGTGCAAAGCACCCAGAATAGGAGATGCTCTGACTCTGAGTATGCATGTTGACCAGCATTTTGGGGATGGAGGCAGAAGTGAAGCAGGCGTCTGTTATTGATAGGTTGGCCagaaagaagtacatgggagTATGGAGGTGAGGGTCAGAGGTGAtggccaggatgatgagcaggtttccCATCATAGTGACCAGGTACATGCCCAGGAAGATGACGAACAGGAGAGTTTGCTCCTCTGGCCGCTCAGAGATCCCTAGAAGGAGGAAGTCTGAAAGGGTGGTTTGGTTCACTCTGCTTGGTTTTCCCATCCTTTGTAGTTTTGCTATCTGTGCAGATAAAACCCTTCCACGTGTCAATATTTAAGTATTAGATCAATTCACAGATAATATCTGTGTAGCCCAAACtgttccaggaaaaaaagaagtggtCCTTGCCCATGAGAATCTCTGGATGCCATTATGATGTGAGAGAAAACACACATGGGACTTTAGAGAACAGGCAAACCAATACCCATGCAAACTGAACCATGCCTTCATAGCTGTATATAATAGGGTCCTTAGGAAAGTGATCAGTTTGACCAGAGAAGTCCATGTTGGAAATTGGAGGAGATAAGAATTGAGCATATCCTTAAAGGCAAGATTGGAAAAGTCACTTTTGCTCACCAAGTAAAAAGGAAATGCATGATCTTCcttgctgcccctcccccaacacccacCCCTTGACATACACCATAGACAAGATAATCTATTTCTACTTGCCTCCTCAATCCCTAGAACTTGACCTCACCTATTTAGCTCCACTCCCTGTACTCTTACCTTACTGGAAGCACAGATATATGGGCCGAGGCCAGGGAGCGTCTGTGATGTTCCATTCTCTGTATCCACAGTAGACAAACAGGACAGGGCTGCCAACCCTTGACCCTCAtcactctctctcctttttccctGAACTCTTCCCCTATTGCACATCTAGACATTTGATAACTGATATTTCTCTCCCCCTAGCCTCTTGGACATGAACATGATCAGTAGCTGTTTGTAGATGCTTGCTATGTTCCAGCCAACTTGATGGCACTGTTTTGTTCTTTCAAGTCTGGTAGGTATTATTCTCCTCCACAATTCTGCAAATGGTGCAATTGAGTCTTAGAAATATTTGATGTACTCAAGATCAGAAAGCTAATGAATGTGATTCAACAGCAGGTGTGTCTGGCTCCAGTGTCTGTGCCTTCCATTGACACTTGTACTCTAAATCTCGGATGTTTCTTTTCAGCAAAGGGAAGGTAGAAGGAATCAGTGTCTGGTTCTCTGGGCTTAAAAATGGCCACTCTGATCTTCAGTTCTCCTAGGATTTAGAGAAAGCTTGTATAAGATGTCATTTCATGTCCTCCCTAACCTTATTAGATTTTGTCACTGTATTAGTACTCCATTTGTTCTTGGTTTATAAAGAGGCTTCTAATCCTAGGCAGACATTTAGATCGGCTACCCTAGAAACTTTTGCCTGGTACTTGGGCTGGAAAGGGAGGTGTTTgtacaagtgtgtgtgtttgtcccCTACCCTTCCAGATTCTCTCACCTATCAGAGCATAGGTTGGTTTCAATCATTTTCAGATTCTCCAGTTCCCTCTTGTGGGTGGGAAGTTCACAATAAGGAACTCCTTGAGACCTTTCTGACCTTGTAAATCTGGGGTCTATTGAGTCCAGGGGTCACCAGGAATACCTGGAGTGTATAATGCATTTTTCAGACCTGGCAAGACAGGAGCCTTTCTTACGGTTTTAAAGATCCCTAGAACATCATCCCCAAAGTGCTCATTAGAGCCAACCTCAGTGTCCCTTTTCAGCCTATTCTCTAGCCATCTCTGCTGGGGTCCTGGGAGAATAGAGGACATCTCTTTCCCAGGGGTTAAGCTCTCAGATGGGGAACTTGGGGGGTGAGATTCTGAGGCCTTTAGCTGGGATGCTATGCACTCCAGCCTGACCAGCAGTCCTCCTGGGAACTCTTGCCTCTGCCCTGGACCATTTAATGCCTGTCCCAGGTTCTAGGTTAAACTGGATTGAGGGAGACATTAAGAGCTTAAAATATAATGGTCCTGCTGGTGATTTCTctaaatggactgtagcctgccaggctcctctgaccacaggATTATCCAGTCAAGcgcactgtagtgggttgccatgccctcctcgaggggatctttctgacccagggatgaacccacatctcttatgtctctttcattggcaggcaggttctttaccactagtgacacctagGTATTACCTCTCTAAACAGAGTAATGCTAAGAAGCAACTCCCCTAAGTCCTAAACTTTCAGTTACATAAGGCAGCCTATGTAGAACACACCAGCCATAATATCTGATACATAACCACAGCAAAAATGTAACATCTTCAGTATTGTCATTAATACTAGTAGTACTGGGACTTTCCTGCtgattcagtggttaaaacttcaccttccagtgcaggaggcatgggtttctCCCTGGATAGGGagttaaaatcccacaagcctcaggatcaaaaaaccaaagcatgaaacagaaacaatattgtaaaaaattctgtaaagactttaaaaatggtccatataaaacatcttttaaaaaatactgtagtCCTTACTGCACACTTTCATTAAATGATCTCAAGTAATACAAGTTTATTAGGATAAAGAAATATTGTTATCCCTactttacagttgagaaaactgaggcccagtgaaGATAATGACTTGACTAACTAAATGGAGAGGATGGAATTCCAATCTAGGTCTCCACAACTCTAgagctcacatttttttttttttttttttttttttgagacagatAGTGCAGGCTGTAGTGTTGGCAGactggaaaggaaagagaagtagAAAATCAGAACTTGGATGGAGACCTAGAGATGGAGAGTGTAcacagggaaaggaaagaaggaaaaaaggatggAGTGGCTTCAGTCCATGTATTTAACCGCCGTAGTTTGTCCCAGTATcattgttgatttttatttcagttcagttcagtcactcagtcgtttcagactctttgtgaccccatgaatgccagcatgccaggcctccctgtccatcaccaactcctggagttcacccagactcacgtccatcgagtcagtgatgccgtccaaccatctcatcctctgttgtccccttctcctcctgtccctaatcCCTCGCAGtgtgagagtcttttccaatgggtcaactctttgcatgaggtggccaaagtactggagtttcagctttagcatcattccttccaaagaaatcccagggctgatctcctttaaatagactaattggatctccttgcagtccaggggactctcaagagtcttctccaacaccacagttcaaaagcatcaatttttcggtgctcagccttcttcacagtccaactctcacatccatacatgaccacaggaaaaaccatagccttgactagatggacctttgttggcaaagtaatgtctctgcttttgaatatgctatctaggttggtcataactttccttccaaggagtaagtgtcttttaatttcatggctgcaatcaccatctgcagtgattttggagcccccaaaaataaagtctgacactatttccactgtgtccccatcaatttcccatgaagtgatgggaccagatgtcatgatcttagttttctgaatgttgagctttaagccaaatttttcactctcctctttcactttcatcaagaggctttttagttcctcttcactctctgccataagagtggtatcatctgcatatctgaggtgattgatatttctcccagcaatcttgattccagcttgtgcttcttccagcccaatgtttctcatgatgtactctgcatataagttaaataagcagggtgacaatatacagccttgacgtactccttttcctatttagaatcagtctgttgttccatgtccagttctaaaaaagtgttgcttcctgacttgcatataggtttctcaagaggcaggtcaggtggtctggtattcccatctctttcagaattttccaaagtttattgtgatccacacagtcaaaggctttggcatagtcaataaagaagaaatagatgtttttcttgaactctcttgctttttccatgatccagaggatattggcaatctgatctctggttcctctgccttttctaaaacgagcttgaacatcaggaagttcacagttcacgtattactgaagcctggcttggggaactttgagcattactttactagcgtgtgagatgagtgcaattgtgtggtagtttgagcattctttggcattgcttttctttgggattggaatgaaaactgaccttttccagtcctgtggccactgctgaattttccaaatttgctggcatattgagtgcagcactttcacagcatcatctttcaggatttggaatagcgcaactggaattccatcacctccattagctttgttcgtggtgatgctaaggcccacttgacttcacattccaggatgtctggctctaggtcagtgatcacagcatcatgatgatcttggtcgtgaagatcttttttgtacagtttttctgtgtattcttgccacctcttcttaatatcttctgcttctgttaggtccatagcatttcagtcctttatcgagtccatctttgcatgaaatgctcccttggtatctctaattttcttgaagatatctctagtctttcccattctgttgttttcctctatttctttgcattgatcgctgaggaaggctttcttatctctccttgctattctttggaacacttcattcagatacttatatctttccttttctcctttgctttttgcttctcttcttttcacagctatttgtaaggcctccccagacaaccattttgcttttttgcatttcttttccatggggatggtcttgatccctgtctcatgtacaatgtcatgaacctccgtccatagttcatcaggcactctatcagatctactcccttaaatctatttctcacttccactgtataatcataagggattgatttaggtcatacctgaatggtctagtggttttccctactttcttcaatttcagtctgaatttggcataaggagttcatgatctgagccacagtcagctcctggtcttgtttttgctgactgtatagagcttctccatctttggctgcaaaaaatagaatcaatctgattttggtgttgaccatctggtgatgtccacgtgtagagtcttctttgttgttggaagagggtgtttgctatgaccagtgcattttcttggcaaaactcttttagtctttatcctgcttcattctgtattccaaggccaaatttgcctgttatcccaggtgcttcttgacttcctacttttgcattccagtcccctataatgaaaaggacatcttttttgggtgttagttctaaaaggtcttgtaggtcttcatagaaccattcaacttcagcttcttcagcgttacttgttggggcatagacttggattactgtgatattgaatggtttgccttggaaacgaacagagatcattctgtcatttttgagattgcatccaatactgcatttcagactcttttgttgaccatgatggctactccatttcttctgagggattcctgcccgcagtagtagatataatggtcatctgagttaaattcacccattccagtccatttgagttcgctgattcctagaatgtcgactttcactcttgccatctcctgtttgaccactttcaatttgccttgattcatgaatctgacatttcaggttcctatgcaatattgctctttacagcatcggaccttgcttctatcaccagtcacatccacaactgggtattgtttttgctttggctccatcccttcattctttctggagttatttctccactgatctccagtagcatattgggcccctacagacctggggagtttctctttcagtatcctatcattttgccttttcatactgttcatggggttctcaaggcaagaatactgaagtggtttgccattcccttctccagtggaccacattctgtcagatctctccaccatgacccgcccatcttgggttgccccacggtcATGgcttagcttcattgagttagacaaggctgtggtcctagtgtgatttgattgactagttttctgtgagtatggtttcagtgtgtctgccctctgatgccctcttgcaacacctaccatcttacttgggtttctcttaccttggggcttggggtatctcttcacagctgctccatcaaagcacagccattgctccttaccttggacaaggggtatctcctcaccaccgtccgtcctgaccttcagtgtgggatagctcctctaggccctcctgcacccgcgcagccacagctccttggacgtggggttgctcctctcggccaccaccCCTGGTGCCAGgaatggggtagctcctcttggccgctgcccctcgGACATGGTGTCCTCCCGGATTCTGCCCCCGACCTcggacgtgggatagctcctctcggcAGTGCTGTGTGCGCTGGCGCAGCCGCCCACACTATGTTCATTAGCAATATCACTGGTACAGAATAATCTAATTTTCTATGTGaaaatctcattttctctgtgtgtgcctTTGGTTACTAGCAAGATCAactgtttttggggtttttttttttaatttttaaccatGAGTAATTATTCTTCAAATTATCCTgttaatatatttgtctttttcctacTGGGATGTTTGTGCTTTTAAAATGGATATTAAatgcaataaaacaaaattaaaacattttatttggggTGTTTTTTATGTCCTTGCCATTGAATatttatagaagttttaaaaaattaattaatttattttaattggaggctaattactttacaatcttgtggtggtttttgccatacattgacatgaatcagccatgggtgtacatgtgtcccccatcctgaactccacTCCCAGCTCCCTCCGCATCTCATACCTCTGGGTTggcccagtgcaccggctttgagtgccctgtttcatgcatcaaacttggactgttcatctatttttatagaaaatttttaaattattttttagtcaAAATTGACAGATTTTTAGCTTTGTATTTTCCCCATTACTTTTATACTAAAAAGTACTTTCCATCCTGTAGATCAAGGAAATTCCATTTAGTTCTTTCTTCTAGTTTTGAACACTACACTAAGTTTTTCATTTACTTGCAATTTATGTTGCTGTGGAGTGAGAAAAAAGTATCTagctttacttttaatttttcacacaTAGCTAGTTtgattgagggcatgagaagcaggtgacagaggatgaaattggatggcatcatagattcaatggacatgagtttgagcaaactcagggagatactgaaggaccgggaagcctggtgggctgcagttcatggg is part of the Bos indicus isolate NIAB-ARS_2022 breed Sahiwal x Tharparkar chromosome 11, NIAB-ARS_B.indTharparkar_mat_pri_1.0, whole genome shotgun sequence genome and harbors:
- the LOC109565630 gene encoding olfactory receptor 1N2 gives rise to the protein MGKPSRVNQTTLSDFLLLGISERPEEQTLLFVIFLGMYLVTMMGNLLIILAITSDPHLHTPMYFFLANLSITDACFTSASIPKMLVNMHTQSQSISYSGCFAQLYFLLVFGGLDNLLLAVMAYDRYVAICQPLHYSTAMSPQLCALMLSICWALTNCPALTHTLLLTRVAFCAHKAIPHFYCDPSALLKLACSDTRINELMIITMGLMFLTAPLLLIVLSYVRISWAVFGISSPGGRWKAFSMCSSHLTVVLLFYGSLMGVYLLPPSTHSAERESKAAILYMVIIPMLNPFIYSLRNKDMNEALSKLFGSGKTIFLS